The Platichthys flesus chromosome 5, fPlaFle2.1, whole genome shotgun sequence genome contains the following window.
agcgCATGGCTTGATAGTTGGCAAACTACAGCCCTCTACAGAGGCAACTGGTCCTTGCATGTTCTAGCcagacacaaaaaagaaaagttgcaAGTTGTCCCATATACTAGCACACTAGCTTTATGAGGCTTTGGCTGTTAAATGTTGTGAATAATCCTCATCTTTCAGCTTTTCATACAGTTTTTGGCTTCAGGCTTTACTCACGAGGGCGTATAAGTTTATCTAAGCCTTAAACTTATAAGAGTGTGTTTCTCCTTTGGTCTCTAGAAAACTTAAGGTCCCTGTTTGTTGTAATTTACCTGTACTGTCCTTATTATTGTCCTAGTCCAGCAGTTGTTGTTATGTTTGGCCTTTACCTCACCCTAGTGTTCTCAGGGGTCTTTCGGTTAAACACAGCCTTTGGCAGAATAGCCATTCGCTAGGTTTCTACCTCATTCATCTCTTATTTGTGTCCTGAGGGCTTCTGATGGACTGTCTGTTTTTTCCTGCCTGCTCAGCTTATAGCCTTAAGCTAGTGTTCCTGTTGTTGCAGTGATTCTGGCATACATAATTTAAATAGTGGACACTAGTTAAACCTACTGCTCTGTAGTCTTCTTGCTTTGTTTATGCTTATTATAAATTTTGTGTTATAATACCTTGAGAAACAActttaaatgtcatgtaaaCATTCCAGTGGCAGTAGTTGTATATGAAGTAGCAACAGAACAAATTAATTCATGCATAACCTCCCTTTTTGCAAAACTACACATTTAAAACTCTATTTGGCCTCActtaaacacataaacaaaccaacaaagaaaTCCAAATATTGTAACAAAATCACATTAACATATACCGTGTAATGTTATGGCCACTGCCTGCTAGTACTGAAACAAAAGTTTCCTCGTCAGTGTAATTGTCAGGGAGAGATGAACTCTGATTTGAGGACACGTCTCTGAACTCCCTGGTGAGGTTACTGTGGCCTAGAGCGATGCGATGAGATAGTTCCTTCCGTCAGATACTCAAACACTTGCAtttgtgcacatgcaaacacaaacacatgtgccTAGATGCAGTAGCTGTGCAGCAGCAAAACACTGACCTAGTTGTGTCCTCTCAGATGCGTCTGCCTTGCAGGCAAGCTGGCTCATAGTTTgtatgcacacgcacgcacacacacacaaaatccacAAGTTTTTTGTATAAGCCAGCAGAACTGCAGTATGTCCTAAGGTggttaaatgcattttttgaCCCATTTTTTTGTTGATATAAAATGTGCGTGTTTTATGTATAACATTCCACaaggccaacacacacaaacactcacagcaCCCCATCCCCAAAGTCTGAAAGGCAAGTCCCCCTATATTCAAGGGCATTCACGCCACTCCCACATAACCTTCACTCTACCAGCCCCATTTAATTGTTCCAAACACCAGACAGAAATCCccattttctctccctccctccctccctccctcttttatATCCACCATCCCCGTCTCTCCAGCTGACGGGGGACCATTAAATAGTGCAGAGAGAAGCCAGCAGCCGTCCAGACAGGCTCCCCCAGTAGCAGGTGCTGAAGTGGGGGTCTCTTAAGACTGTGGGAACTGCATGCCAACAGCTGTTTGCTGGTCACCCAGACAGACTATGTTGCCAGAAGGCACTCTGATGGGTGCTGTGAAACACTTGGCCCTTTCATTTGAGCCCTTTTTGATGTTCAGGTGAAGCAGTTGGGCTTTTGAGCATTTCTTATTGAAGTTAAATTCGGTTTATGGAGAAGGAACAGCGTGTGGCTTCCAGTAAGATGAGTTCGACAGTAACTAAGGTGTTTAAAATATGTGgttgtttattttcaaagaggTGAGTTCCTAAAGTAACAATTTTTAACTCTTGAAAAAGCCGGTTTGCATCTTCAACACAGTTTCCCTAACATGTATAGTTAACCTCCCCTTAGATCTTGTATATTTGCTAGATTTAAAATCCTAGAATAATCACAATGCTATTTTGCTGTAATGAACCCAGGAAGGTATGGATTGCCCCATGTGCTCAGGCTatgacacgtacacacacaagtgaGCGAAGCCCCCAGTGGCTTCATTAATCCAGTCTCTGACAGAGAAACCAGAGGAGTCACCATGGTCTCGCTCTcctattttctcttttccctcagCAGAGGTAAACAGACATGAGTGATGAGCTCAGTAAATCCTCCTGTGACCATTCCCTCATTCTTTCTTATTCGCCATGCTTCCGGTAAAAACAAGTACATGCCTTCTTTGATGTAAGTGGGCTTAAAGCTCCCCTCacggagagatggagagggttTATTTGGTGACAAAAGACTACTTAACGTCCCCTCCTGTTCTGGTTCTGTTATTCCCCCATAGTTAGATCTGAAAAAGCCAAGTCTCTGGCTCTCAGTTAAACCAAAACAACTGTTCACATTTCTTTCTCACTGTCCATGAAATGTAATGTCCCCCTTTCTTTTCCGTTGTGTGCTAGCCCTTCCCCCCAGAccttcctctgtccctccctaACACCATCTCCTTCTTAGTCTGTCTCCCTgcctttcatttcattcaaaggATAGGAGATATATTTAATTCTTGGCTACCTGCCCATTTCTATGATGGCAGCTCGCCTCATTATCAGCTCATCGCCAGCTTTTTTCTGCTTCAGCTGGCTTCGCACAAattcagtgtgttgttgttgctgtttaaTTAAACTCTTTCAGGACAAGTGCTGTTGGTGTTCTCCTCATTAGGAAATGTTTGGTATTACTTAGTTGTTATCCAGGTTCTGTGGAGAAAACAGGCCTTTACCTTCTTGCATTGGCTTGcaaacatatgcacacaaaaACGCAGCCCCACTTCCACTCGGAAGCATGACGCGCCATTGTGGGCCCcttggttttatattttttgaccCTTTTCATTCACAAAGCACTGTCAGACCGCCCTCCTAATTGCAACCAGAATCAAAACAGCAACGCATTACTGACACATGACTGCGAACAGTGGATGGAAATGATTGTCCccctttcctttgttttttatgttcagCCGCCTTTCGTCTCCCTTGCCTGCCAAATTACGGCTCTGCCAAGAATCAGCAAGacctttccttttctcttgGAATGTCGGTAGAGGGAGTTGAAAGGAGAACAATCGAGGCATGTTGAGGTGAAAGGAAACATTATGTTCTGCATAAGTCCACACTTTCCTAATGTACATATTTACCAGGGTAGGCACAATGGGATTGATGCATATACAGTACCTTGTAATCCAATACTATAGTCCTTTGATAAATGATCCTATTGTTGAGCTTATATGGTTTCATTCTTGTGGAGGCAGATATGCACGCTTGCTATTTACCTTTGCACACAGTTATATCCATTCCTGCTCACAGAAGAAGGTAGCTTATTGCAGACATACAAAGAGGATATGATGTTTCACATCCTTGCATAGATCTGTGGAATCCTCCTGAGTGAGCTGGTGCACCTTTCTGCAGGCATTTTTtcgctttctctccctcttggtGTTGCCTGCAGTAGAAAAAAAGAGTCTGTCTGTTATCTTTTCCCTTCCATTTTATaaatttttattattgttgaaTTTAGGATTGATCATAGTGTCATTGTCATTATATGGCTGATTTACCATGTAACCTACTTTTACACTCCTTGGGAAACATTATGTGCAAATGAGACTGAGACAAAGAGTGAGGAATATACACAAGGGggcatttgaaatgttttagtCTGTTATGTAAAGGCAGAGGCAGGacatagaaatacatttaagtGTTTATTATCACATCAAACAATCATCAATGCATCTCAGCCCTCAGTATATGCCATGACACACAGATGTCTCTTGAATGTCTTCCAAAAGTATCCCTCAATGACTAATTATAGTATTTCCAATTGAAGGATCATATCTGGCTTGTTTTTAAGTTTGAACAACTTCTAACTTAAGTTAAAAAGAATTGGCGCTGGAACAGCCGTTGTAAAGGCTTGTTTTTCCtgtgatgttttaatatttttgtgtgtgcaacTGATTACAAATTGACCGCAGTCTAGTGTTTGTAAATGTGCCATCAGCTTGACAACCCTGTGTGATAAGGCTGCCTGCGGAACGGAGATAAGTGTTTTAAGGCGAAAATTGCATCCACAGCCAATCTGTGGCACGTTGCTCAGTATCTTAAAGCCACATATctgccagtttgtgtgtgagtccacaCACCACAACCAAATAGGCATTTACCTCATCTGACTGAATGATTTTGACCACAGGGTCTCTATATCATGATGGACAACTTCTAGCTATTATTGGAATCTCTGAGACAATCTGATGGAAGGTAAGGGCAAAGTAATTGTAGTTAATGCAGCCTAATAACCCAACAAGGCAAATATTTAAACTGCACATCCTGCATCTTTGTAATTAAACGTTAGTGAGCCTTGCTTACTGCAGCTGCTCAGGAGGATAACCAGAAATGTATTATTGTCTATTAGGTTTTTAAAGCCTGTTGAAAATggctttttgttatttatatcgTCTGGATTTGCAGActggatttttatttcttgttttattgCCTTGATGAAAACTTTGAGTGTGCACTCAGTGAAGTGTATTTTACCATTGATTCTTCCACTTCTACTCTGTGTTGGAAAACAACTATGATTAATATCAAGGTTTCATATGCATACTTGGTggtttcatacacacattcattttccTGTCTTCTCCTGAAGTTACTGGATTCATTTCTTCCCTCACATGCTCGGTTGGCCAGTATGTTGTTGATATTCATAGCAGTACTTCTCATTGGTTTTCTAGCCCATTACATGAGGCTGGCCTAGTGGTTAGGATGTTTGCATGCTGGATCGATAGCCACCCGGCTCTCAACCACTACCATTAATAAGATCATTGATTAACTGCCTCCCACTGATTGAATACCCCTTTACAGCATCGACTCATTCTATTATTAGTTCCCTCTCTGATGGGATGCTTTCGGGCCTAATGAAATTGCTTTTGTGTGATACAATGTTGATTAAATAATTGTTGGAGAGGCATTGTTTTGGTAGCATCATACTGAATTTGCACATCATACATTAAGTCGGCAGGTAGTAGAACAAGATTTACATGCAATCTATTTCTCACAAACTGTATGTTATCTATATGCACGTAGAGAGAAGCCagtacatgcacacattcagacaTGCTCGGAGGAAATGTCTTGTGGTTTCTTAGAGCAGTGCAGTTGAAGGAGGAGTATGCCCGGCGGAGCGTAGGGAGTGATGGATGGGAAGCCACCTTGGTTTCATTCCAATAAATGAGCGGCGTTCCACTTGGGCTTCCCTTCGCAGCCCCATCCAGTGAAGCCACGATGGAGACGGATGGGCCTCTCTCTGCTGGTAttaggggagagggggaggaattAAAGGGTGAAGAAatgggtggagggagagagagagagggaggcagagagggagggaggaggtagtTATAATAACAGATAAGGACAGTTGGAGAGTGACCAGGAAGTAAGGGGCAAAACAACACAGCAAGGATGGTTATGTGAGAATATATGGATATGTCTTAGCTGATATGACATGTAGCACGCTTGGCTGTGCATTCTGATTATGTGTTGAATTGTGGAATGTGTTAGTGAGACCATCTCATCCTCCCAAGTCTGATTGCTAGCATTTACCAACCAAGAAGATAACATATGTCTATATTGGACTTAAAGTGGCTTTTTTACATGATGTAGTCTAGTCTAAAGTATTTTGTATAACACCCCCCCTCCAACCTGCCACCCCTTCCATACTGTTTTCTGATCTCCATTTCATCTTTTGTGTCTAATCCGCCACCCATCTACACtctgtgttgtatttttctaCGCTCAGTTGTCTTAACCGctctttcctctccccctcttttttttctcttcagacATATCCCTCCAGTGTGGCTCTGGTGCCCAGTATGAGACCTCTCGTTGGGGAGCCTCTTTGCCAGTTGAAAGCCCAACCAGTGCTAACAGCTGGGACAAAGTGATTATTGACGAAAGTGACAAAGAAACTTGGAACTACATCAGCCACAATAGTGACCCCAACAACTCTGCAGCACTAGAATGCCCCTTAGGCTCAGCCAGCTCTAACCTAGACACCAGTGCTATCAGTATATCAATGAGTATGGCCACAGGTGCCGCCGGCCAGCAGGCCCACTACACCTCTCTCAAAGCTAACAATAATATGATGACGGGACCTGGGTCAGCCAATACACTAGCTGGTAATAGAGGCTGGAGCTCTGATGTGAAACAAGAAAGTATGAATGGTGGTCGAGTAGGAGCACCCAATAACTGGGGCGCTCCCAATTTTAACTTGAATCTCAATCCCAATGCCAACCCATCAGCATGGCCTGTGCTGGGCCATGAAGGTGGTGATCCCAATGGAGTCTCTAACTCTGCATCTCTCCCACCAGGTATTAATGGCAATGGAAACATGGGAAATGGGAGCCCAGGAGGTACTGATAATGGTGGGGGAGGTTGGGGTGGCATGCTAAGTCCCAATGAAAATGATCAGCGCCCTTCATGCAACACAAGCTTGTCCTTCAATATGGACCTTAACACTGATGGACCAAACCACACTAAGCCACAACAGCAAGTTCAAGAGCCTATGAGCCCTATCCACGGCTTAACTGGCTGGGGAGGCCAATCACCCACCGAATCATCCCAGCTCAATGGGGACAAAACAAGCACCTCTTTATGGGGTGGTGGAGAAACAAAGGCAGCTGACTCTCCCAAGGACTCAGGCTGGGACTCAAATCCTTCAAGAGGGCATTCTGCCTGGGGCCGCCAAGGCAGTGGTGGAGGGAGTAGTGGAAGTGGTGGCTGGGGTGACTGGGGGAAATCTGCTGGGGGTGGAGATGGATCTAAAGGCTGGGACTCAGTAGATGCTGGTAGTTCAGGTTCAGGCCAAGAGCAGCCACTTAGTTCATGGGGCCAGCAGCCTGGAACAGCACCAGCAAGTGATGGTAGTGGAGACAGCAGTGAAGGTAGATCCCAGCAGAGAGACAGGTCCTCCAGCATGGAGTTTACCCCTGGGCCACCCCGACAGGACCTGGACCCTAGGGTGCTGAGCAACACAGGTTGGGGACAGACCCCCATTCGACAGCACACTGTATGGGAGATGGAAGAAGCCAGTTCTGATGATAGCAAGAGCAACAGCAGCTCTGTAGGAGGCTCCAGCTCTAATGGGGGACCTTCATCCACCAATGGAGGTACCATTAATCCCAACATCGGCTCTAGACAGCGCCCTGGGTCTGGGGGAAAAAGTGACAAAGGAGAATCATCATCCTCTGGTTGGGGAGCCCCTCCACCTCAGCCAATCCAGACTGGATCAGGATGGGGAGAACCTCCACAGTCACTTAACAAAGCCTCAAATGGCACTACAAATAACTGGGGAGACCCTTTGACCACAAATGGTCATAAAAGTGGGGGCACACCGTCCTGGGGTTCTGAGGACAAGTCACCAAATTGGGAAGATGGCCCTAAGAAAAGTCAGCCTACTAGCTGGGGTGAAGGCCCCAAAAATAACCATGGACGGGGAAGGAGTAATGGTGGTTCCAATGGCCCCAGCACAGGAGACTGGGGAgaaaaagaggtaaaaaacAATGGTTCCTCCAGCAGCATGTGGGAAGGAGAAGGTGGTAATGGAGGAAATGGTGGATGGAAGGATAGTCCCAGAGGAGGAAATAGAGAAGGAGGCTGGAGCAAGCCTGCTCCTGCTGTGAGTAATAGCAGCTGGGGGGAGAACCCACGTTCTAATGGCCCAGTACAGGGAGGCTGGGGATCATCCAAGCCCcaggaaagcagcagcagcagcagcagtaatggaagtggtggaggaggaggaggaggaggaggaggaggaggcggcggaggaggcggcggaggcAGCATTGGTTCTTGGGGTGGTCCTGGTTCTGTGAAACAGAACACCTCTACCTGGGGAAATGTCAGCAAACAGGAGCAAGTCAAGGAAACCAGTGGCTGGCTGGagccctcccctccctccgtccGTAGGAATATGGAGATTGATGATGGAACATCAACCTGGGGCGAATCCACTACCTTCAACAAGTCTGCCAACATGTGGGATCGCAACAATCCCAATAATGACCAAGGCAACAGCGGCTCAACTCCCAGTAAGAATGGTGGCATGATTATGCCCAACAATAACATCAACAATCACTCTGTCAGCCCTGGGAACAACAATCACCATCATACTCACCACGTGCACCACCATCCCCATCATGGCCAACCCCCAACTCACCTGCAACACCATGGAAACAACAATGGGTCACCCAACATTGCTGTCTCACATCAAGGTCCTGGTCCCCAAGGCAGACCCCCGCTTGCCAACCCAGGTATGTAATTACAATAGAATTTGatgatatgaatatttaaaaagactacggaatatttaaaaatgcaatATCTAGAGTCTGGTTCTGAAGTCAAAGAAACTGGTTCTGCTGGACCCCACTGTATCgagcagatttttattttatatagcATGCTTATGTAATTGTATTAAAGGATTTAGAACTGATATTAATAATGAACcgaaataaatataatgatcGATGAAGCTTACAAAGGGATTGTTTTCAATAATGCACACATAATACAACTTACTAACTAAATGCATTGTTGACTATGATtgctttttcattttggttattcatcaaaataattatcttaCTTTGATTATCAAGCAGATGGTCTCACAAGTATTGGTGTCACGCATGCATTACTAAGGTTTTTGTATAGCAAGCCCAACTTAGCGATTggagccatttaaaaaaagtgtgtgaAGACAAAGGGGGAATGATTACTACAAGCAGATATAGATTGTATTGCATCGTGAGTCatttcatcatatttttttctactttacCCTCTTTCCTACAGGCTGGGGAGAGCTTCCCAGTGTTCAGCCCAAGTCTGAGCCTGCTTGGGGAGAGCCAGCAGCTCCAACATCAACCGTAGACAATGGTACCGCTGCCTGGGGCAAGCCCCAAAGGGGAGTAGGAATGTGGGGAGATGGCAGTCATGAGTCCTCTGGACCCTATGGCAGGGCCAACGGGCCCCAAGGTTCTACGCCCTGCAAGCCAGGTAATGACCACAGATGAGTAAATTGATGCTGATACAGCATTGCATAATGTAAACCATAGGATAATAGCATTGCCCGCATAGCAAGATGCAGACACATTCATTGGTGTTCACAACTTGGGGCTCACATCCCCTCTTGCTGCTTTACTACCATAGTATAGCCATACACAGCAGATTATTCTGGTTTTATAAGTGCTACTGTAAAAGACAATTTCTCAGAATCTACATAACAGACACGCATTGTAAGCTCAACTGTTATTAAGTCTCATTATGATAAATGGCATTCAGAAGATTGATTAATGGTCCTTTTCTGCTTCTGCCTCTTTGCATGATAGTGACTGTAGGCATCTGTGGTTGAGATTGTGTGCAGTGGTAGAACAACTCCTGTAAAAGACCGACTGAGGATCACTCCCAGTTTGTGCACACCCACACCTTTCAGTTAAGGGGACAAAAACAGGGATTTCTTTAGACCTGTACTATAGGTGCCAATTCTGAAGATCGTTGATAGTGCTAGTGTGTTGCTGAGATTAAAGCAATTCCACACCTCAGCAGGTCTTGGTTATTTGCGCTCTTCTTTGAAATTTTGGACATAGTAGATGGATGTgttcggtggggggggggggggggggggggggggggggggaatgcagTGTCAAATGGCAATAGTGGCACCAAGTGGTCAAGTTGAAAATTACCTGCTGCTCATGTAATAGTCTACGGTGTTTTCCCAAAGTGAATTTCAGAACAACACATGCTGATACTATGTGTATTAGTATCATTATTTTAACCTCACGTTTCTATTCTGTCGTGGATTTCTGTTTCCTAGGCCCAAAACCTATGCAAGAGGGTTGGggaaatggaggagaggagatgggcATGTCTACCAGCCAATGGGACACTGAGGATGGGGACATGTGGAACAGCCCCACCTCCCAGgagagcagctcctcctgcaaCTCTTGGGGCAATGGACCCAAGAAATTCCCAAGCAAGGTCAGAAAAAAATTTAGTGGCAGATTTTAATGTCGTGCATTGTGAGTGATTTGGTTGAACTTTgttgttgaattaaaaatatGTTGCTTATGTTTTGTCAGGGGAAGATGGGCAACAAGCCAGATGAGGCTTGGATCATGAATCGTCTCATCAAGCAGCTCACTGACATGGGCTTTCCGGTATGTTtaagaaatattttcaaagatgtactgacacacacacatagcactGATAGGCTTTTTGATTTAGGAAGATCTCTCTTTAATCCAGCAGCACCAGCGTCAGCTGTACCAGGCGCTTCTTGTGCTAcattatacttttatttaaatagagAATTATCTGCAGTATATGGTAGAATCacataacaatatatatatttctaggGTAATAAATCATCAACAATATTAACGACTAAACTTGAGAAAACTGTTCAATTTTGTGGAAACAATTACAGAAAAATTAATCAGCTTGTTATCCATGTGTTCCAGAGAGACCCTGCTGAGGAAGCTTTAAAGAGCAACAACATGAACCTTGACCAGGCCATGAGTAAGTTCATCAACATGAATTCATGATTCAACATTGTTGCTACATCTAATCTTTGATGTAGCTGTGAATGATACCTGGTCATACATCTACTTAggaaatataacatttaatgtATCTGTAGGAAAATGCTTTTGAATCAGTTTTTAGATGAATACTTAAATAGATGAATTGacattttcctctctgctcccaggCGCCCTGTTGGAGAAGAAGACGGACCTGGACAAGAGGGGTATGGGCATGTCTGACTACAGCAACGGCATGAACAAGCCCATGGTGTGTCGGCCCTCAGCACTCTCCAAAGACCCCTCTGACCGCAACACCTTTCACGACAAGGTAAGAATATGAGCAGCTAACTTTTTTgggggttatgttttttttacattttgactaTTTTCACATGTGTTTCAAAGATAATTATTTCTTCACATAGCTTATCATTTATGTAATTGGGTTTCTAATCTCTATATTCTCCCATTAACCACTTATTTTGCTCTGGTCCAGGATGGAATGCTGTCAGACGAGGCCTCCCCATCACCGTTTCTGCCTTCCCCCAGCCTGAAGCTCCCCCTGGCCAATAGTAGCCTTCCCGGGCAGGGTCTGGGACAGGGCAACCCGGGGCTGGCCATGCAAAACttgaacaacagacaacaggTAACAcagttatacacacacagttgtactacaaaatgacacaaaaacatgtctgtGAATCCTTAAATGTTCTGTTAAtattgtgtttaactgtttaGACTGCAtgagtttttaataatatagaAGCAataattttctttctctctgttttaatgtttaGTACAAAACACCATTGTCATTATTTATCAAAGCTATCATTTCATTGGCCTTGAAGGACTTAAGTTTATAACATGCAGTGTTATTAATAACCTTATgatacatttaatttgtttaacaCACCTCTCTTCTCGCGTGTGCTGCCAAATCTCAACTGTTCTATTGCTCACTTATGTGTGTACATGACCTTGCCTGAAGTGCCAGACAAAATGGGATAGTTGTGCTCTATCAAATATCAACCCCAGAGGCCGCCATGCCCCAGAACATTTGCAGCACGTCCTTGAAGCACAAACAAAGGCACCCTACGCCTGTTGTGTTTGCACTGAATCTAACAATCCCTACCGCCATCATTTGATCTGAAATGTGGATTAAGCAACTCTTTTACAGGTTAATCGTTTTGGGCCATTTGAAAAGTCACAAATAATTAtagtttcatgttttaaataattgtcTGCTCTCACTTGGTGTTCAGTATGTGTTTTGAGAAGTTAGACCTTGAGGGAAAATGCTTTGAAAGAGTTTTTTTAGACATCGCTCGGTGGACTGGCAATATCATTTTCACCTTATCGGCTTTTAAGtgaacttttattttcatccaATTTAAGTGGACTCATTTTTTACTGActtaacaaatcaaatttgtACTAAGAAGGTTGAGGCTCAACTCTGGACCTTAATCCTTAGGTGTAATGTTGATGTTCAGCTGTTTAAGTTATGTGAATACACACAGAATTTTTATGAGGTTTCGTTGTGCCCTAATTTAGATACCCAGTGGAATGTTTGGCAGTAGTGGAGCAGCACAAACCCGggccatgcagcagcagcagcagcagcagcagcagcagctacagcagcagcagcagcctcctcagcCACCTGTGCAACCTCTCAGCTCCTCCCAGCCTAGTCTACGTGCTCAAGTGCCTCCGTTTCTCACCCCTCAGGTAGATACATACATTACATCATTTCATTTGATACATTTACTCATTTGACCATCAAAAGACACTTACAACTTGGGACCACACAATAGTTTCTGTAGGTTGTAGTGTGTACTAATCTGTGTAATAAGATCAGGTAAAGAAGTGCTAGTAAGGACAGGCTGTTAAAGGTGTTTGAAGAAAAGGTGCTCTCAGAAAGGATGGGTCTTCAAGAGTTAGCTGATAGACTGTATTAGTTTCCCTCTGACCAGGGAACACAATTTGACAACCaaattgtaaataataatttccAATTCTGGTATCTTTTTTCCACAACTGACCAAAGTCTGTGGCTGTTATTTTAGCTGCATTATAGCAGTGCTATGACTATAACCACTGATTGCTTCTGGTAATTATTCTCAAAAACATGtcaccttaaaaaaaaagccaatttTAGTCTAACATAAGGACCAAAACAAATCAGAGTAAATATatgtaaagataaaaacatcCTATTTTCTGCAAAAAGTAATGTTGCTGTTAAAATCTCTTGGATGCGTAAAACTCCATCTGCAGATCCTGTCTCTtcccttttcctctctgcagacatATAGTGGTGACTAGCTTTACCTTGCCAGAAGCTGCTTTTGCGGTTGGAGTTGCTGTGATTTGCAATGACTAACATGTCCTCTCCTGTTCCTTCCTCCCCATTCTTCCCTTCCCTCCAGGTCCAAGCACAGCTCTTGCA
Protein-coding sequences here:
- the LOC133953273 gene encoding trinucleotide repeat-containing gene 6C protein-like isoform X2 — its product is MEEKKKKRQEEKTKKDTAQKKAADQKPKDISLQCGSGAQYETSRWGASLPVESPTSANSWDKVIIDESDKETWNYISHNSDPNNSAALECPLGSASSNLDTSAISISMSMATGAAGQQAHYTSLKANNNMMTGPGSANTLAGNRGWSSDVKQESMNGGRVGAPNNWGAPNFNLNLNPNANPSAWPVLGHEGGDPNGVSNSASLPPGINGNGNMGNGSPGGTDNGGGGWGGMLSPNENDQRPSCNTSLSFNMDLNTDGPNHTKPQQQVQEPMSPIHGLTGWGGQSPTESSQLNGDKTSTSLWGGGETKAADSPKDSGWDSNPSRGHSAWGRQGSGGGSSGSGGWGDWGKSAGGGDGSKGWDSVDAGSSGSGQEQPLSSWGQQPGTAPASDGSGDSSEGRSQQRDRSSSMEFTPGPPRQDLDPRVLSNTGWGQTPIRQHTVWEMEEASSDDSKSNSSSVGGSSSNGGPSSTNGGTINPNIGSRQRPGSGGKSDKGESSSSGWGAPPPQPIQTGSGWGEPPQSLNKASNGTTNNWGDPLTTNGHKSGGTPSWGSEDKSPNWEDGPKKSQPTSWGEGPKNNHGRGRSNGGSNGPSTGDWGEKEVKNNGSSSSMWEGEGGNGGNGGWKDSPRGGNREGGWSKPAPAVSNSSWGENPRSNGPVQGGWGSSKPQESSSSSSSNGSGGGGGGGGGGGGGGGGGGGSIGSWGGPGSVKQNTSTWGNVSKQEQVKETSGWLEPSPPSVRRNMEIDDGTSTWGESTTFNKSANMWDRNNPNNDQGNSGSTPSKNGGMIMPNNNINNHSVSPGNNNHHHTHHVHHHPHHGQPPTHLQHHGNNNGSPNIAVSHQGPGPQGRPPLANPGWGELPSVQPKSEPAWGEPAAPTSTVDNGTAAWGKPQRGVGMWGDGSHESSGPYGRANGPQGSTPCKPGPKPMQEGWGNGGEEMGMSTSQWDTEDGDMWNSPTSQESSSSCNSWGNGPKKFPSKGKMGNKPDEAWIMNRLIKQLTDMGFPRDPAEEALKSNNMNLDQAMSALLEKKTDLDKRGMGMSDYSNGMNKPMVCRPSALSKDPSDRNTFHDKDGMLSDEASPSPFLPSPSLKLPLANSSLPGQGLGQGNPGLAMQNLNNRQQIPSGMFGSSGAAQTRAMQQQQQQQQQQLQQQQQPPQPPVQPLSSSQPSLRAQVPPFLTPQVQAQLLQFAAKNIGLNPALLTSPINPQQMTLLYQLQQLQMAYQRLQIQQQMMQAQRNVSGPIRQQEQQVARTITNMQQQIQQHQRQLYQALLMKQQQLPSHSSSSSSSSGLHHPGGPTGGHGSGKSSLDPFTGSHQAPGLVDTMHTKELPSSPNAYSSYSLSGLNPNMNVNCMEVGGLSLKEPPQPQSRLSQWTHSNSMDSGNSSNMEHNLNKHGAISAASNLGPPGKPPHLDDSYSPYNLMSGSDSPTSPLVPHDSWGQGKSPNEKITNGTNINWPPEFCPGVPWKGLQNIDPENDPNMTPGSVPSGPTINTNIHDVNRYLLRDRNGGKLSDMKSTWSQGPISQSQGSLSHELWKVPQGPRSSVAPSRPPPGLTSSKSSSTWGGNSLGLAQGWSSSYTSEGTTWSTDSPTRTSSWLVLRNLTPQIDGSTLRTLCMQHGPLVTFHLNLTQGNAVVRYSSKDEAAKAQKSLHMCVLGNTTILAEFAGEEEVNRFFAQGQSLAANTTSWQANPGTNQNRMGGAPQSHSIGQWSSGGSKNSGNDLLWGGVPHYSSLWGPPSGEDARVIGSPTSINTLLPGDLLSGESM